A window from Candidatus Rickettsiella viridis encodes these proteins:
- a CDS encoding 2-oxoglutarate dehydrogenase E1 component, whose amino-acid sequence MTEQVKSAFQTLRTDSYLFSGNGAYLEALYEQYLHDPNQLSREWQTYFNQVVDKQKDVSHADIRAYFSELAKNPAPLTVHGSPEDALLSKVHNLIDAYRRYGHYQANLDPLRLAPKREIVDLSLENHALTPADLSQNVHLGGLLGLQTVTVQTVIDILKEIYCSYIGFETQHIADAGQRAWLQARIESVEGQASFSNDVKKTILKGLIRAEGLEKYLGNKFVAQKRFSLEGGDSLIPLLDELVARASTQAVQEIVIGMAHRGRLNVLINVLGKLPSKLFEEFEGKLTQENRSGDVKYHKGFATDVKTDHGALHIAMAFNPSHLEIVNPVVEGSVRSRQERRSDNIGQQVLPVLIHGDAAFSGQGVVMETLELSQTAGYGTGGTLHIVINNQIGFTTDPQNARSSWYCTDPAKMIDAPIFHVNGDDPESVLFTLQLAFDFRQTFKKDVVIDLVCYRRHGHNEADEPAATQPLIYQTIKQLPTVRTQYAEQLIAQNVISKEELSQWMDAYRNQLDKGEPVVSRLSVDEHENPYRIDWRPYRYHDWREAEDTGIALQRLKDMATSLETLPPGLTLQPQVAKIIDDRRKMTAGQLALNWGYAEILAYATLLQEDYGVRLSGQDCGRGTFFHRHAVLHDFKTNQIYVPLSQLAKHEKAFTVIDSTLSEVAVMGFEYGYAISNPNSLVIWEAQYGDFVNGAQVVIDQFLSSSEQKWGRLCGLVLLLPHGYEGAGPEHTSARLERFLQLCAQDNMQVCVPTTPAQIFHLLRRQMCRPYRKPLIVMSPKSLLRHKLAISSLEDLAKGRFQNVIADERALKKVKRVILCSGKVYYDLLEQCQAQKIDNIALIRLEQLYPFPKEELIAALKPYEKVKDIIWCQEEPKNQGAWYASQHHFIDCLAKNQSLHYVGRAASAAPAVGSPIVHVQEQQALIKEALTC is encoded by the coding sequence ATGACCGAGCAAGTAAAATCCGCATTTCAAACCTTGCGTACAGATTCTTATCTATTTAGTGGTAATGGTGCTTATCTAGAGGCACTTTATGAACAATATTTACATGATCCTAATCAGCTAAGTAGAGAATGGCAGACCTATTTCAATCAGGTTGTCGATAAGCAAAAGGACGTTTCCCACGCTGATATTCGGGCTTATTTTTCCGAATTAGCTAAAAATCCTGCACCTTTAACCGTGCATGGGAGCCCGGAAGATGCCTTATTATCCAAGGTACATAATCTGATTGATGCCTATAGGCGCTATGGTCACTATCAAGCCAATCTCGATCCCTTAAGGCTAGCGCCAAAGCGAGAGATAGTTGATTTAAGTCTGGAAAATCATGCTTTAACCCCAGCCGATTTATCACAAAACGTTCATTTGGGCGGTTTATTAGGCTTGCAAACGGTTACGGTGCAAACCGTGATTGATATTCTAAAAGAGATTTACTGTTCTTATATTGGTTTTGAAACGCAGCATATTGCCGATGCCGGGCAGCGCGCGTGGTTACAAGCGCGTATTGAATCGGTAGAAGGGCAAGCGAGTTTTTCCAACGACGTGAAAAAAACCATTTTAAAAGGCCTTATACGTGCAGAAGGGTTGGAAAAATATTTAGGCAATAAATTCGTTGCACAAAAACGTTTTTCATTGGAAGGCGGGGATAGTTTAATTCCTTTACTTGATGAATTAGTCGCTAGAGCGAGCACACAAGCGGTGCAAGAGATTGTAATTGGTATGGCGCACCGAGGTCGCTTGAATGTGTTGATTAATGTGCTTGGGAAATTGCCGAGTAAATTATTTGAAGAATTTGAAGGGAAATTGACACAGGAAAATCGATCCGGGGATGTGAAATATCATAAAGGTTTTGCCACCGATGTTAAAACCGATCACGGTGCATTACATATTGCGATGGCATTTAACCCTTCACATTTAGAAATAGTGAATCCTGTGGTTGAAGGTTCGGTACGATCACGCCAAGAACGTCGTAGTGACAACATCGGTCAGCAAGTATTACCGGTATTAATCCATGGTGATGCGGCTTTTTCAGGTCAAGGGGTGGTGATGGAAACCCTAGAGCTTTCGCAAACAGCGGGTTATGGCACTGGCGGTACCTTACATATTGTAATTAATAACCAAATTGGTTTTACCACCGATCCACAAAATGCGCGTTCGAGTTGGTATTGTACCGATCCGGCTAAAATGATTGACGCACCTATTTTTCATGTGAATGGTGATGATCCTGAATCCGTGTTATTTACGCTGCAATTAGCATTTGATTTCAGACAAACCTTTAAAAAAGATGTGGTGATTGATTTGGTTTGTTATAGGCGTCATGGTCATAATGAAGCGGATGAACCCGCTGCAACACAGCCATTGATTTACCAAACCATTAAGCAATTACCCACGGTACGCACGCAATATGCCGAGCAATTAATCGCGCAAAATGTCATTAGCAAAGAAGAGTTAAGCCAATGGATGGATGCTTATAGAAACCAATTAGATAAAGGCGAACCGGTTGTCAGCCGATTATCAGTGGATGAACATGAAAATCCTTACCGCATTGATTGGCGTCCGTATCGTTACCACGATTGGCGAGAGGCTGAAGACACTGGCATTGCGTTACAACGCTTAAAAGACATGGCGACCTCCTTGGAAACCTTGCCGCCAGGGTTAACCTTACAACCGCAGGTCGCTAAAATCATCGATGACCGACGCAAAATGACTGCAGGCCAATTAGCGTTAAATTGGGGTTACGCGGAGATCTTGGCTTATGCAACGTTGTTGCAAGAAGATTATGGCGTTCGATTGTCGGGGCAAGATTGCGGTCGTGGTACCTTCTTCCATCGGCATGCGGTTTTGCATGATTTTAAGACCAATCAAATTTATGTGCCTTTGTCACAGCTAGCCAAGCATGAAAAAGCGTTCACCGTGATCGATTCAACCCTATCCGAAGTGGCGGTAATGGGTTTTGAATATGGGTACGCTATTTCTAATCCGAATAGCTTAGTGATTTGGGAAGCGCAATACGGTGATTTTGTGAATGGGGCGCAGGTAGTGATAGACCAGTTTTTAAGTTCCTCTGAACAAAAGTGGGGCAGATTGTGTGGTTTAGTTCTATTATTACCGCATGGTTACGAAGGCGCAGGACCGGAACATACCTCGGCACGATTAGAACGGTTTTTACAGCTGTGTGCACAAGATAATATGCAAGTGTGTGTACCAACCACACCGGCGCAAATTTTCCATTTATTACGACGACAAATGTGTAGGCCGTATCGCAAACCGCTGATTGTCATGTCGCCTAAAAGCTTGTTACGCCATAAATTAGCGATATCGTCCTTAGAAGATTTAGCCAAAGGACGTTTTCAAAACGTGATTGCGGATGAACGCGCGCTTAAAAAAGTAAAACGCGTTATTTTATGTAGTGGAAAAGTCTACTATGATCTGCTTGAACAATGTCAGGCACAAAAAATAGATAATATTGCACTGATTCGACTAGAGCAGTTATATCCTTTCCCCAAAGAAGAATTAATCGCTGCCTTAAAGCCTTATGAAAAAGTAAAAGATATTATTTGGTGCCAAGAAGAACCTAAAAACCAAGGGGCTTGGTATGCTAGTCAACATCATTTTATTGACTGCTTAGCTAAGAATCAAAGCTTACATTATGTAGGCCGAGCGGCTTCCGCAGCACCGGCGGTAGGTTCACCCATTGTGCATGTACAAGAACAACAAGCGCTGATTAAAGAAGCGTTAACATGCTAG
- the odhB gene encoding 2-oxoglutarate dehydrogenase complex dihydrolipoyllysine-residue succinyltransferase gives MSIEIKVPMLPESVADATIVTWHKKAGDVVKRDENIVDLETDKVVLEVPAPDNGVLGEILKKEGTVVKAGEILATLTKDASMKTEKTAASAAAEEAAPAKKTAPSETENPAAGPAARRTAAEQGIPLEGIQGSGKSGRVTREDVLGKTPSPAAMPTSQPATMPSMVAQQGDRIEKRVHMTRLRAIIAKRLVEVQHTAAILTTFNEVNLHKVMELRAKYKESFEKRHGTRLGFMSFFTKAVIEALKRYPAVNASIDGNDVVYHNYFDIGIAVSTERGLVVPIIRDADKLGFAEIEKSIANYGRKAKENQIAIEDMTGGTFTITNGGVFGSLLNMPIINPPQSAILGMNTIQERPIAENGQIVIRPMMYIALSYDHRIIDGKESVGFLKTIKELLEDPARLLIDV, from the coding sequence ATGAGTATTGAAATAAAGGTTCCCATGTTACCGGAGTCGGTGGCTGATGCGACAATCGTCACGTGGCATAAAAAAGCTGGTGATGTGGTTAAGAGAGATGAAAATATTGTCGATTTGGAAACCGATAAAGTTGTTTTAGAGGTACCTGCTCCTGACAACGGTGTATTAGGTGAAATTCTAAAAAAAGAAGGGACTGTGGTCAAAGCCGGTGAAATTTTAGCCACTCTAACCAAGGATGCCAGTATGAAAACTGAAAAAACGGCTGCTTCAGCAGCGGCAGAAGAAGCAGCGCCTGCTAAAAAAACGGCACCGTCAGAAACTGAAAACCCAGCCGCGGGTCCCGCAGCACGCCGAACGGCTGCTGAACAAGGAATCCCATTAGAAGGGATTCAGGGTAGTGGAAAGTCGGGTCGTGTCACGCGTGAAGATGTATTAGGGAAAACGCCATCACCAGCGGCCATGCCTACCAGTCAGCCAGCTACGATGCCGAGTATGGTGGCACAACAAGGTGATCGCATTGAAAAACGCGTGCATATGACACGTTTACGTGCCATTATTGCGAAGCGTTTAGTTGAGGTTCAACATACCGCAGCGATTTTAACGACCTTTAATGAAGTTAATTTGCATAAAGTGATGGAACTTCGTGCCAAATATAAAGAAAGCTTTGAAAAAAGACATGGCACGCGTTTAGGATTTATGTCATTTTTTACCAAAGCGGTGATTGAAGCGCTTAAACGTTATCCGGCTGTGAATGCCTCTATCGATGGTAATGATGTGGTTTATCACAATTACTTTGATATCGGTATTGCGGTATCGACCGAGCGCGGCTTAGTGGTTCCAATTATACGCGATGCAGATAAATTAGGTTTTGCCGAAATTGAAAAAAGCATTGCGAATTATGGGCGCAAAGCCAAAGAAAATCAGATCGCGATTGAAGATATGACTGGCGGTACGTTTACAATTACTAATGGTGGTGTTTTTGGATCATTGTTGAACATGCCTATTATCAATCCGCCACAAAGTGCTATTTTGGGAATGAATACCATTCAAGAGCGGCCTATTGCAGAAAACGGCCAGATTGTTATTCGTCCCATGATGTATATTGCATTGTCGTATGATCACCGTATCATCGATGGCAAAGAATCAGTCGGCTTTTTAAAGACTATTAAAGAACTGTTGGAAGATCCGGCGCGTTTGCTGATTGATGTTTAA
- a CDS encoding ankyrin repeat domain-containing protein — protein MPTIKYQQQTKTTDSGYSSNNSSFKNIYSNEKSKTTALLRLQSDIKLGIYSTLKYTLKKGNLTQKDLDSGLIFALENGYTDKKTLKLLLKNGAKPQEKDQINILRLLIEGNHIGMFKKLLDHRYGVFKQENLNRSLHLAAKHGRTEMIKLLLKRADLSYKDEKGNTPLHTAIRYAQKETVNFLLEQAPKTQLIVNNKGNLPLHEAISRGNLDLSKQLLKSIKKHESKIFDWIKPSFFSKKAKPDTMSKTTPNGDTALHLAAKSGNYQLYCYVLNESKPEMVERKNTQGLTALQIITLTQQAFESMLTTKSRPTGTSKAEPIYQNIADNRNTHSLRR, from the coding sequence ATGCCTACAATAAAATATCAACAGCAGACTAAAACGACGGACTCAGGCTACAGCAGCAATAACTCTAGCTTTAAAAATATTTACAGTAACGAGAAAAGCAAAACAACAGCTTTATTAAGGCTACAGAGCGATATCAAACTGGGTATTTACTCTACCTTAAAATACACTTTGAAAAAAGGCAATTTAACCCAAAAAGATTTAGATTCTGGCCTAATATTTGCCCTAGAAAATGGATATACTGACAAAAAAACCTTAAAATTATTACTTAAAAATGGTGCTAAACCCCAAGAAAAGGATCAAATAAATATCTTAAGGTTACTGATAGAAGGAAATCATATTGGTATGTTTAAGAAATTATTAGATCATCGTTATGGCGTATTTAAGCAAGAAAATTTAAATCGTTCTTTGCACTTAGCTGCAAAACATGGCAGAACCGAGATGATTAAGCTCCTACTTAAACGCGCTGATCTTTCTTATAAAGATGAAAAGGGAAATACACCACTCCACACAGCAATTAGATATGCTCAAAAAGAGACGGTTAACTTTTTACTCGAACAAGCTCCAAAGACTCAATTAATCGTTAATAACAAGGGTAATTTACCCCTCCATGAAGCAATTTCTCGTGGCAACCTTGATCTAAGTAAACAATTATTAAAATCAATCAAGAAACATGAATCAAAAATATTTGATTGGATCAAACCATCCTTTTTTTCTAAAAAAGCTAAACCCGATACGATGAGTAAAACGACACCTAATGGTGATACTGCGCTACACCTTGCGGCAAAAAGTGGAAATTATCAATTATACTGTTACGTGTTAAACGAATCTAAGCCTGAAATGGTAGAAAGAAAAAATACGCAAGGACTTACAGCCCTACAAATAATAACATTAACACAGCAAGCGTTTGAATCGATGCTCACAACTAAAAGTAGGCCAACTGGCACCTCAAAAGCCGAACCTATATATCAGAACATAGCTGACAATAGAAACACGCATTCTCTGCGTAGATAA